A stretch of Episyrphus balteatus chromosome 2, idEpiBalt1.1, whole genome shotgun sequence DNA encodes these proteins:
- the LOC129910396 gene encoding venom acid phosphatase Acph-1-like isoform X2, whose amino-acid sequence MRCNKRVREFSSGYLCYIIFRHGPRTPADTYPNDPHVDEKFFPFGWGQLTNNGKRELFNVGSWLKKRYNNYLGPFYVPDYVHAQTTGVTRTMMSMQLVLASLFPPKNTPMEWNSKYNWQPIPYTSQPLEEDNLLLVRTPCPRYYEALKEVFQLPEVKAQIEPYENLFKELTELTGMNVTTPEDVQSIYTTLLAESEFGLTLPDWTKKYYPEEMQYLAEQSYIYSVYTPEMQKIKAGPFLKKMFREMKQKQASELSPKDRKLFIYTGHDTSLVNILSALGVWERQLPRYSIMALFELHKNKKTGEYHVEIFMRNNPKADAKPLTIPGCDRKCPLDKLIELTKNVVPTEESLSLCSAKDSSFTEPPPSGP is encoded by the exons ATGCGATGTAACAAAAGAGTGCGCGAGTTTAGTAGCGGTTACTTGTGTTACATA atttttagACACGGTCCAAGAACACCAGCAGATACATATCCAAATGATCCTCATGTAGATGAAAAATTCTTCCCCTTCGGTTGGGGTCAACTTACTAAT aatGGAAAACGAGAGCTCTTCAACGTTGGCTCGTGGCTGAAAAAACGATACAACAATTATTTGGGACCTTTCTATGTTCCCGAC taTGTTCATGCCCAAACAACAGGGGTCACAAGAACTATGATGTCAATGCAATTAGTTTTGGCCAGCTTGTTTCCACCAAAGAACACACCAATGGAATGGAATTCCAAGTACAATTGGCAGCCTATTCCTTATACGTCGCAACCTTTAGAAGAAGATAAT CTTCTATTGGTTCGTACCCCATGCCCACGTTACTATGAAGCCCTTAAGGAGGTATTCCAACTTCCTGAAGTCAAGGCCCAAATCGAACCCTATGAGAATCTTTTCAAAGAGCTCACAGAACTAACGGGCATGAATGTAACTACTCCTGAAGATGTGCAATCGATTTACACAACTCTCTTGGCAGAG TCAGAATTTGGTCTCACCCTTCCTGACTGGACAAAGAAATATTACCCAGAAGAAATGCAATATCTTGCAGAGCAAAGTTATATCTATTCCGTTTACACACCagaaatgcaaaaaattaaagcaggtccatttttgaaaaagatgttccgtgaaatgaaacaaaaacaagcTTCAGAACTTAGTCCAAAAGATCGCAAGCTATTCATTTACACAGGACACGATACGTCCTTGGTGAATATTTTATCAGCTCTTGGTGTGTGGGAAAGGCAATTGCCAAGATATTCCATTATGGCACTTTTTGAgttgcataaaaataaaaagactgGTGAATATCATGTTGAG atattcatGAGAAATAATCCAAAAGCAGATGCTAAACCATTAACAATACCTGGCTGTGATAGAAAATGTCCATTGGacaaattaattgaattaactAAGAACGTAGTTCCTACGGAAGAATCTCTTAGTTTGTGTAGTGCGAAGGATTCGTCGTTTACCGAACCACCACCAAGTGGTCCATAG
- the LOC129910396 gene encoding venom acid phosphatase Acph-1-like isoform X1 yields the protein MPLSHNTKKHRLAMTGGMLAISLFVLCLFAFGTTVYSSSLRGAAEESLHNASVKSGNSSSSSSESTLELLHVIFRHGPRTPADTYPNDPHVDEKFFPFGWGQLTNNGKRELFNVGSWLKKRYNNYLGPFYVPDYVHAQTTGVTRTMMSMQLVLASLFPPKNTPMEWNSKYNWQPIPYTSQPLEEDNLLLVRTPCPRYYEALKEVFQLPEVKAQIEPYENLFKELTELTGMNVTTPEDVQSIYTTLLAESEFGLTLPDWTKKYYPEEMQYLAEQSYIYSVYTPEMQKIKAGPFLKKMFREMKQKQASELSPKDRKLFIYTGHDTSLVNILSALGVWERQLPRYSIMALFELHKNKKTGEYHVEIFMRNNPKADAKPLTIPGCDRKCPLDKLIELTKNVVPTEESLSLCSAKDSSFTEPPPSGP from the exons ATGCCACTATCGCACAACACAAAAAAGCATCGACTCGCAATGACGGGTGGTATGCTAGCAATTAGTCTTTTTGTCCTTTGTTTATTCGCCTTCGGCACCACTGTTTATTCTAGTTCGTTACGTGGCGCAGCCGAGGAGAGTCTGCATAACGCCTCTGTTAAAAGTGGCAATTCCTCTTCCTCCTCCTCGGAGTCAACATTAGAGCTGTTGCATGTG atttttagACACGGTCCAAGAACACCAGCAGATACATATCCAAATGATCCTCATGTAGATGAAAAATTCTTCCCCTTCGGTTGGGGTCAACTTACTAAT aatGGAAAACGAGAGCTCTTCAACGTTGGCTCGTGGCTGAAAAAACGATACAACAATTATTTGGGACCTTTCTATGTTCCCGAC taTGTTCATGCCCAAACAACAGGGGTCACAAGAACTATGATGTCAATGCAATTAGTTTTGGCCAGCTTGTTTCCACCAAAGAACACACCAATGGAATGGAATTCCAAGTACAATTGGCAGCCTATTCCTTATACGTCGCAACCTTTAGAAGAAGATAAT CTTCTATTGGTTCGTACCCCATGCCCACGTTACTATGAAGCCCTTAAGGAGGTATTCCAACTTCCTGAAGTCAAGGCCCAAATCGAACCCTATGAGAATCTTTTCAAAGAGCTCACAGAACTAACGGGCATGAATGTAACTACTCCTGAAGATGTGCAATCGATTTACACAACTCTCTTGGCAGAG TCAGAATTTGGTCTCACCCTTCCTGACTGGACAAAGAAATATTACCCAGAAGAAATGCAATATCTTGCAGAGCAAAGTTATATCTATTCCGTTTACACACCagaaatgcaaaaaattaaagcaggtccatttttgaaaaagatgttccgtgaaatgaaacaaaaacaagcTTCAGAACTTAGTCCAAAAGATCGCAAGCTATTCATTTACACAGGACACGATACGTCCTTGGTGAATATTTTATCAGCTCTTGGTGTGTGGGAAAGGCAATTGCCAAGATATTCCATTATGGCACTTTTTGAgttgcataaaaataaaaagactgGTGAATATCATGTTGAG atattcatGAGAAATAATCCAAAAGCAGATGCTAAACCATTAACAATACCTGGCTGTGATAGAAAATGTCCATTGGacaaattaattgaattaactAAGAACGTAGTTCCTACGGAAGAATCTCTTAGTTTGTGTAGTGCGAAGGATTCGTCGTTTACCGAACCACCACCAAGTGGTCCATAG